From Candidatus Rokuibacteriota bacterium, the proteins below share one genomic window:
- a CDS encoding HD domain-containing protein: MASSLTHLGEFTVPAPAPTQPVRAYRLQAYVGTNFEPIFVLFTLVTTALINYFIPDKIAFLNFYFLPVILAGYRLGRRKAVLGAFLCVLVVSVYAILFPEWFYVGATPTDLAFRVLTWGCFLVLAAAMLGALQDRLAEKVVTVQALNAELQRKQEDLIQANTSLDHSKRSVELLKRKVEEALYSTMDSMVANLIIEDRLRNEKRNVTVLFSDLVGFTSYSEEHAPEVVVRELNRYLCDTEPILLAYHGHIDKYMGDGIMCEFGAPLDLEMHQLLAVVAGMKSQERMLKRDYPWGLRVGIASGPMITGVIGSKRQMYTAIGDMVNVAARLQQNCTPGRVLIDGATYEGVKRFVEARKKRHLPSEGVDREKERRLQALQEAVSQGVGSAEVYFEIGNIHLELNDLDDALYYFEQAMKIDPDNLEFKLRYAEAGLKARECERIGVKGKRNRIDAYEVIGLKDPLENRDKFPRTFLDEFGPAVNLIQIPDDVVLPVEALDGSIGHARAVAVIAYALASHFPLSDREKLDILHAGFVADIGKEISPSHLLNRAGRLTPSEAQIVREHAVESVRLVRKMGYENEAMLDCVLHSHEHFNGGGYPDGLKGEDIPLGSRILAVADAYDALTSWRPYREAWERSAALDEIARIETGRLYDPTVVDVLIRIMA; this comes from the coding sequence ATGGCCTCATCCCTCACACATCTCGGGGAATTTACCGTTCCGGCTCCCGCTCCAACCCAGCCGGTACGGGCCTACCGGCTACAGGCCTACGTTGGCACGAACTTCGAGCCGATCTTTGTCCTCTTCACGCTCGTTACGACCGCCCTGATCAATTACTTCATCCCGGACAAGATCGCGTTTCTGAACTTCTACTTCCTTCCGGTCATCCTGGCGGGGTACCGCCTCGGCCGGCGGAAGGCCGTGCTGGGCGCGTTCCTCTGCGTGCTCGTGGTCTCCGTGTACGCGATTCTCTTCCCGGAGTGGTTCTACGTCGGCGCGACTCCGACGGATCTGGCCTTTCGCGTGTTGACGTGGGGGTGCTTCCTCGTACTCGCCGCGGCAATGCTGGGCGCGCTCCAGGATCGCCTCGCCGAAAAGGTTGTGACAGTTCAAGCGTTGAACGCGGAGCTCCAGCGGAAGCAGGAGGACCTCATACAGGCCAACACGTCGCTGGACCACTCGAAACGGTCCGTCGAGCTCCTCAAGCGGAAGGTTGAGGAGGCCCTGTACTCCACGATGGATTCCATGGTTGCGAACCTGATCATCGAGGATCGGCTGCGCAACGAAAAACGCAATGTGACCGTGCTGTTCTCTGACCTCGTCGGCTTCACCTCGTATTCCGAGGAGCACGCGCCTGAGGTCGTCGTCCGCGAACTCAACCGGTACCTCTGCGACACCGAGCCGATTTTGCTTGCCTATCATGGCCATATCGACAAGTACATGGGCGACGGTATCATGTGCGAGTTTGGCGCGCCCCTCGACCTGGAGATGCACCAGCTGCTCGCGGTGGTGGCCGGCATGAAATCGCAGGAGAGGATGCTGAAACGGGACTATCCGTGGGGCCTGCGCGTAGGGATTGCATCGGGGCCGATGATCACGGGCGTCATCGGTTCGAAGCGACAGATGTACACCGCCATCGGGGACATGGTGAACGTTGCGGCCCGGCTCCAGCAGAACTGCACTCCCGGACGCGTTCTCATTGATGGCGCCACGTACGAAGGCGTCAAGCGCTTCGTCGAGGCCCGGAAGAAGCGCCACCTGCCGTCAGAGGGCGTGGATAGGGAGAAGGAACGCCGGCTCCAGGCGCTGCAGGAGGCTGTGTCGCAGGGCGTCGGGAGCGCCGAGGTTTATTTTGAGATCGGGAACATCCACCTGGAGCTGAACGACCTGGACGACGCGCTGTACTATTTCGAACAAGCGATGAAAATCGATCCTGACAACTTAGAGTTCAAGTTGAGATACGCCGAGGCCGGACTGAAGGCGCGGGAGTGCGAGCGAATCGGAGTGAAGGGGAAGCGGAACCGGATCGACGCATATGAAGTCATCGGGCTCAAAGATCCGCTGGAGAACCGCGACAAGTTTCCCCGCACCTTCCTCGACGAATTTGGGCCCGCGGTGAATCTCATCCAAATTCCCGACGACGTGGTGCTGCCGGTCGAAGCGCTCGACGGCAGCATCGGCCATGCAAGGGCCGTGGCCGTCATCGCCTACGCGCTGGCCAGCCACTTCCCTTTGAGCGACCGGGAGAAGCTGGATATTCTGCACGCTGGGTTCGTGGCAGATATCGGCAAGGAGATCAGTCCATCGCACCTGTTGAACCGCGCGGGCCGCCTGACTCCGAGCGAGGCCCAAATCGTGAGGGAGCATGCGGTTGAAAGTGTCCGGCTCGTGCGAAAAATGGGGTACGAGAACGAAGCGATGCTCGACTGCGTCCTGCATAGCCACGAACACTTCAATGGCGGCGGCTATCCCGATGGGCTGAAGGGAGAAGACATTCCGCTGGGATCCCGGATCCTGGCGGTCGCTGACGCGTACGACGCCCTCACCTCGTGGCGCCCGTACCGTGAGGCCTGGGAGCGGAGCGCCGCCCTCGACGAGATCGCCCGGATCGAGACTGGAAGGCTCTACGACCCGACGGTAGTCGACGTGCTGATACGGATCATGGCATGA
- a CDS encoding SDR family oxidoreductase produces the protein MIAQGRVAVVTGAGTGIGKSVAIALLEGGYRVALAGRRKQLLAQTVKDAGPAGARALVVPTDVSDPDSVRALFARAKEAFGRLDLLFNNAGVSAPGIPLEELSYDQWKAVVETNLTGAFLCTQEAFKIMKSQDPRGGRIINNGSISAHAPRPNSAPYTATKHGITGLTKSTSLDGRKYDIACGQIDIGNAATELTARMAKGVPQANGSIAVEPLMDVEQVARAVLYMASLPLDANVQFMTVMATKMPFIGRG, from the coding sequence ATGATTGCCCAGGGCAGGGTCGCTGTCGTCACGGGTGCGGGAACCGGCATCGGGAAGAGCGTTGCGATCGCCCTGTTGGAGGGCGGATATCGCGTCGCGCTCGCCGGACGTCGCAAACAGCTGCTGGCACAGACAGTGAAGGACGCGGGGCCGGCTGGCGCGCGGGCGCTGGTCGTTCCCACCGATGTGAGCGATCCGGACTCCGTGCGGGCCCTTTTCGCGCGAGCGAAGGAGGCGTTCGGCCGCCTCGACCTGCTGTTCAACAACGCCGGCGTCAGTGCCCCCGGGATACCTCTCGAGGAGCTCAGCTACGACCAATGGAAAGCGGTGGTGGAGACCAACCTCACCGGCGCCTTCCTGTGCACGCAGGAAGCGTTCAAGATCATGAAGAGCCAGGATCCCAGAGGCGGACGCATCATCAACAACGGCTCCATCTCGGCCCACGCGCCGCGACCCAACTCGGCCCCCTACACCGCCACCAAGCACGGGATTACCGGCCTCACCAAGTCGACATCCCTGGACGGGAGGAAGTACGACATCGCCTGTGGTCAGATCGACATCGGCAACGCTGCCACCGAGTTGACGGCGAGAATGGCGAAGGGTGTCCCGCAGGCGAACGGCTCCATTGCGGTCGAGCCGCTTATGGACGTGGAACAGGTCGCGCGCGCCGTGCTCTACATGGCGAGCCTTCCGCTGGATGCGAACGTGCAGTTCATGACGGTCATGGCGACCAAGATGCCCTTCATCGGCCGCGGCTGA
- a CDS encoding N-acyl homoserine lactonase family protein produces the protein MTRYEVYALKYAERDTSACQFFYREASHTPITLHYYVWLILGGPHPILVDTGFLDDDARKRGIRSYVSPAAMVERAGVKPGDVPMALITHLHYDHWAGHSLFPNAEYWIQRDEVAFWTGPWGRYDAFGQSANPEALARLVTLNYANRVRMLDGDREVLPGIKLHRVGGHTAGLQIVTVATRLGPVVLTSDASHFYRNVETRQPVQIITSLPEMLAAFETIHALAGAQRLIVAGHDPQVAERFKPVEPGIIKIG, from the coding sequence GTGACCCGGTACGAGGTCTACGCGCTCAAGTACGCGGAGCGGGACACGAGCGCCTGCCAGTTCTTCTACCGTGAGGCGTCGCACACGCCGATCACGCTCCACTACTACGTCTGGCTGATCCTCGGCGGCCCCCACCCGATCCTCGTGGACACCGGCTTCCTCGACGACGACGCGCGGAAGCGCGGGATCCGGAGCTATGTGAGCCCGGCGGCGATGGTCGAGCGCGCGGGCGTGAAGCCGGGCGACGTGCCCATGGCGCTCATCACCCACCTCCACTACGACCATTGGGCCGGCCACAGCCTCTTCCCCAACGCGGAGTACTGGATCCAGCGCGATGAGGTGGCGTTCTGGACGGGGCCGTGGGGCCGCTACGATGCCTTCGGGCAGTCCGCCAACCCGGAGGCACTGGCGCGGCTGGTCACGCTGAACTATGCCAACCGTGTCCGGATGCTCGACGGTGACCGGGAGGTGCTGCCGGGAATCAAGCTCCACCGGGTCGGCGGCCACACCGCCGGGCTCCAGATCGTCACCGTGGCAACCCGGCTCGGCCCGGTCGTCCTCACCTCCGACGCCTCGCACTTCTATCGCAACGTGGAGACGCGCCAGCCCGTGCAGATCATCACCAGCCTGCCCGAGATGCTGGCAGCCTTCGAGACGATCCACGCCCTCGCGGGCGCCCAGCGGCTGATCGTCGCGGGCCACGACCCGCAGGTGGCCGAGCGGTTCAAGCCTGTCGAGCCGGGTATCATCAAGATCGGCTGA
- a CDS encoding MFS transporter: MTRLRGAYYGWIVVAGLCVTETVSWGILYYGFPVLLRPMEADLGFSRVAVTGAFSVGMGLAALAALPVGRWIDRHGARALMTLGSCLGALLLLVWSRVESLPALYAVWCLMGFVLAATLYEPAFAAIVGWFVTGPRDRALLTLTLAAGFASTIFMPIEAWLVERLGWRSTLVTLAVVLAVLTIPIHAFLLRPPPRPEPHATGAARGEADVPGFTLAATARTAVFWVLALAFFVGNFTTNSVTVHLIPYLVDRGYSATLAAVMIGWMGAMQVPARLLFAPIAARFGHHAVTAAIFLTQAAALAQLALAAKLPTLVPMVVMLGAANGMSTLARATTIAEIFGPRHYGAISGAVALGANGARAVAPVGAALLQVALGGYERVFWLLTATLVAAGIAVMLTDARAGR; the protein is encoded by the coding sequence GTGACCCGCCTCCGGGGCGCCTACTACGGCTGGATCGTCGTGGCGGGCCTCTGCGTCACCGAGACCGTCTCCTGGGGCATCCTCTACTACGGCTTCCCCGTCCTCCTCCGGCCGATGGAGGCTGACCTCGGCTTCTCGCGCGTGGCCGTGACGGGCGCCTTCTCCGTGGGGATGGGCCTCGCGGCGCTCGCGGCGCTCCCGGTCGGCAGGTGGATCGACCGCCACGGCGCCCGGGCGCTGATGACCCTCGGCTCGTGCCTGGGCGCACTGCTTCTCCTCGTCTGGTCGCGGGTCGAGAGCCTGCCCGCGCTCTACGCCGTCTGGTGCCTCATGGGCTTCGTCCTCGCCGCCACGCTCTACGAGCCTGCCTTCGCCGCCATCGTCGGCTGGTTCGTCACCGGCCCCCGCGATCGAGCGCTCCTCACCCTCACGCTCGCCGCCGGCTTCGCGAGCACGATCTTCATGCCGATCGAGGCCTGGCTCGTCGAGCGGCTCGGCTGGCGGTCCACGCTCGTCACGCTGGCGGTCGTCCTCGCGGTGCTGACGATCCCGATCCACGCGTTCCTGCTCCGGCCTCCGCCGCGCCCGGAGCCGCACGCCACCGGCGCGGCGCGGGGTGAGGCGGATGTGCCGGGATTCACGCTCGCCGCGACGGCGCGGACCGCCGTCTTCTGGGTGCTGGCGCTCGCCTTCTTCGTGGGGAACTTCACGACCAACTCGGTCACGGTCCATCTCATCCCGTACCTTGTCGACCGCGGCTACTCGGCGACGCTCGCGGCCGTGATGATCGGCTGGATGGGCGCCATGCAGGTCCCGGCGCGCCTGCTCTTCGCGCCGATCGCCGCGCGCTTCGGCCACCACGCCGTGACGGCGGCGATCTTTCTCACCCAAGCGGCAGCGCTCGCCCAGCTCGCGCTGGCGGCAAAGCTCCCGACGCTCGTGCCCATGGTCGTGATGCTCGGCGCCGCCAACGGCATGTCCACGCTCGCCCGCGCGACGACGATCGCCGAGATCTTCGGGCCTCGCCACTACGGCGCGATCAGCGGCGCGGTCGCGCTCGGGGCCAACGGCGCCCGCGCGGTCGCGCCCGTGGGTGCGGCGCTCCTCCAGGTGGCGCTGGGCGGCTACGAGCGCGTGTTCTGGCTCCTGACCGCGACGCTCGTCGCGGCGGGAATCGCCGTCATGCTCACGGAC